The Streptomyces tendae genome has a window encoding:
- a CDS encoding isoprenyl transferase — MNLRDKLRSLLVRLYARRVEGHLDTAQVPKHIGVIMDGNRRWAKAAGSSTVHGHRAGADKIGEFLGWCSETDVEVVTLWLLSTDNFDRPKDELVPLFGIIEDVVRTLAADGRWRVHHVGTLDLLPSGMQTVLKEAEAATAHVDGIVVNVAIGYGGRQEIADAVRSMLLDAHDQGVAMDELADSVDVDMIGRHLYTKAQPDPDLVIRTSGEQRLSGFMLWQTAHSEYYFCDVFWPAFRKVDFLRALRDYAARHRRYGG, encoded by the coding sequence GTGAACCTGCGCGACAAGCTGCGGAGCCTGCTGGTCAGGCTGTACGCACGCCGGGTGGAAGGCCACCTGGACACCGCTCAGGTGCCCAAGCACATCGGCGTCATCATGGATGGCAACCGCCGCTGGGCGAAGGCCGCGGGCTCCAGCACCGTGCACGGACACCGGGCCGGCGCCGACAAGATCGGGGAGTTCCTCGGCTGGTGCTCCGAGACGGACGTCGAAGTGGTCACCCTGTGGCTGCTTTCGACGGACAACTTCGACCGGCCCAAGGACGAGCTCGTCCCGCTCTTCGGCATCATCGAGGACGTGGTGCGCACCCTCGCCGCCGACGGACGCTGGCGGGTCCACCACGTCGGCACCCTCGACCTGCTGCCCTCCGGGATGCAGACGGTCCTGAAGGAGGCCGAGGCGGCCACCGCGCACGTCGACGGCATAGTGGTCAACGTGGCCATCGGGTACGGCGGCCGCCAGGAGATCGCCGACGCCGTGCGCTCCATGCTGCTCGACGCCCACGACCAGGGCGTCGCGATGGACGAGCTCGCCGATTCCGTGGACGTCGACATGATCGGACGTCACCTCTACACCAAGGCCCAGCCCGACCCCGACCTCGTCATCCGCACCAGCGGCGAGCAGCGGCTGTCCGGATTCATGCTGTGGCAGACCGCCCACTCGGAGTACTACTTCTGCGACGTCTTCTGGCCGGCCTTCCGCAAGGTGGACTTCCTGCGCGCGCTGCGTGACTACGCCGCCCGCCACCGGCGCTACGGCGGCTGA
- a CDS encoding PhoH family protein — protein sequence MVTSAKRHKPDRRTYVLDTSVLLADPHAPSRFDEHEVVLPVVVVTELEAKRNHPELGYFARQALRLLDDYRVRYGRLDAPIPTGDLGGTLRVELNHSDPGVLPSGYRLGDNDSRILAVARNLQAEGFDVTVVSKDLPLRIKASSVGLLAEEYRAELAITDTSGWTGMSELTLPGEQVDVLFEEGHVYVPEAAELPVHTGLTIQSERGKALGRVSAEGNVRLVRGDREAFGVKGRSAEQRIALDLLLDPEVGIVSLGGRAGTGKSALALCAGLEAVLERRQHQKVMVFRPLYAVGGQELGYLPGSEAEKMSPWAQAVFDTLSAVTSREVIEEVTARGMLEVLPLTHIRGRSLHDAFVIVDEAQSLERNVLLTVLSRIGANSRVVLTHDVAQRDNLRVGRYDGVVAVVEKLKGHPLFAHVTLTRSERSQIAALVTEMLEDGTV from the coding sequence GTGGTGACCAGCGCAAAGCGCCACAAGCCCGACCGGCGCACCTATGTTCTCGACACCAGCGTCCTGCTGGCCGACCCCCATGCCCCGAGCCGTTTCGACGAGCACGAGGTCGTGCTGCCCGTCGTCGTGGTGACGGAGCTGGAGGCCAAGCGGAACCATCCCGAGCTCGGCTACTTCGCCCGGCAGGCACTGCGCCTGCTTGACGACTACCGGGTGCGGTACGGCCGCCTCGACGCTCCCATTCCGACCGGGGACCTCGGCGGAACCCTGCGGGTCGAGCTCAACCACTCGGACCCCGGTGTGCTGCCCAGCGGCTACCGCCTGGGGGACAACGACTCCCGCATCCTCGCTGTCGCCCGCAACCTGCAGGCCGAGGGGTTCGACGTCACCGTCGTGTCGAAGGACCTCCCGCTCAGGATCAAGGCGTCCTCCGTCGGTCTCCTCGCCGAGGAGTACCGCGCGGAGCTCGCCATCACGGACACCTCCGGCTGGACCGGGATGTCCGAACTGACCCTGCCCGGCGAGCAGGTGGACGTCCTCTTCGAGGAAGGACACGTGTACGTGCCCGAGGCGGCCGAGCTGCCCGTGCACACCGGTCTGACCATCCAGTCCGAGCGCGGCAAGGCGCTCGGCCGGGTCAGCGCCGAGGGCAACGTCCGCCTGGTGCGCGGCGACCGGGAGGCGTTCGGCGTCAAGGGCCGCAGCGCCGAGCAGCGGATCGCGCTCGACCTGCTGCTCGACCCGGAGGTCGGGATCGTGTCCCTGGGTGGCCGGGCCGGCACCGGCAAGTCCGCGCTCGCGCTGTGCGCGGGCCTGGAGGCCGTGCTCGAGCGCCGGCAGCACCAGAAGGTGATGGTCTTCCGTCCGCTGTACGCGGTGGGCGGGCAGGAGCTCGGTTATCTGCCCGGTTCCGAGGCGGAGAAGATGAGCCCCTGGGCCCAGGCCGTGTTCGACACGCTGTCGGCGGTCACCAGCCGGGAGGTCATCGAGGAGGTCACGGCGCGCGGCATGCTGGAGGTCCTGCCGCTCACCCACATCCGGGGCCGCTCGCTGCACGACGCGTTCGTCATCGTGGACGAGGCCCAGTCCCTCGAACGGAACGTCCTGTTGACCGTTCTGTCCCGGATCGGGGCCAATTCCCGGGTCGTGCTGACGCACGACGTGGCGCAGCGGGACAATCTGAGAGTCGGCCGGTACGACGGTGTGGTCGCCGTCGTGGAGAAGCTGAAGGGGCATCCGCTGTTCGCCCATGTCACCCTGACGCGGTCCGAGAGGTCCCAGATCGCGGCCCTTGTGACCGAAATGCTCGAAGACGGGACCGTCTGA
- a CDS encoding transglycosylase SLT domain-containing protein: protein MSRISVRGFAVASATAVTAVGSVVGVASGSTAAQNNDAEATAAGTTLLADIPAGQQAQVQTASLTQQAETMAIAADATAKKDAEEAARKAAAETAIAKKKEAEKAEREAKEREEAEKAASRSASRDASSFAVQASYSVSEVQAIARQMVPADQFQCFSNIVDHESSWNYTASNPSSGAYGLVQALPGSKMASAGADWQTNPATQIKWGLNYMDSRYGSPCGAWEFWQANHWY from the coding sequence GTGAGCCGGATCTCGGTCCGGGGATTCGCAGTGGCCTCGGCCACGGCGGTCACCGCCGTCGGAAGCGTCGTCGGCGTTGCCTCGGGCAGCACCGCAGCGCAGAACAACGACGCCGAAGCGACGGCAGCCGGCACCACGCTGCTCGCGGACATCCCCGCAGGGCAGCAGGCGCAGGTGCAGACCGCGTCGCTGACGCAGCAGGCCGAAACGATGGCCATCGCCGCGGACGCGACCGCCAAGAAGGACGCGGAGGAGGCCGCCCGCAAGGCAGCCGCCGAGACCGCGATCGCGAAGAAGAAGGAAGCCGAGAAGGCTGAGCGCGAGGCCAAGGAGCGCGAGGAGGCCGAGAAGGCCGCCAGCCGTTCCGCCTCCCGGGACGCGTCCTCCTTCGCGGTCCAGGCCTCCTACTCGGTCTCCGAGGTCCAGGCCATCGCCCGCCAGATGGTGCCGGCCGACCAGTTCCAGTGCTTCAGCAACATCGTGGACCACGAGTCCAGCTGGAACTACACGGCCTCCAACCCCTCCTCCGGCGCCTACGGCCTGGTGCAGGCCCTGCCTGGCTCCAAGATGGCCTCCGCCGGCGCCGACTGGCAGACCAACCCGGCCACCCAGATCAAGTGGGGCCTCAACTACATGGACAGCCGCTACGGCAGCCCGTGCGGCGCCTGGGAGTTCTGGCAGGCCAACCACTGGTACTAG
- a CDS encoding AI-2E family transporter — MSQLPGWLGRVGAGLTKVGKKLEERRAEVQGEHGTDDDPGRHADPDRPPVPPEYTQVVLPARPDPAQAVPWGVRVAAEAGWRLLVLAGTVWVLMRIISAVQLVVLAFVASLLITALLQPTVSRLTRLGVPRGPATVLTALFGFVVMGLIGWFVTWQVMENVDTLADQIQDGIDELRNWLLNSPFHVTDKQINEIAKNLREAVGANTEQITSAGLEGVTVVVEALTGILLAVFSTLFLLYDGKRIWHWSLKLVPAAARPGVAGAGPVAWRTLTAYVRGTVVVALIDAIFIGLGIYFLDVPLAVPLAVFIFLFSFIPLVGAVVSGALAVVVALVTQGVFTGVMTLVVVLAVQQIEGHILQPFILGRAVRVHPLAVVLAVASGGIVAGIGGAVVAVPLVAVANTVVGYLRAYSHEAALAHSPRPRGATAMSAPDAPAPATPEPQPPVTEADRPPGPADER, encoded by the coding sequence ATGTCGCAACTGCCAGGGTGGCTCGGGCGGGTCGGAGCCGGACTGACGAAGGTCGGCAAGAAGCTCGAGGAGCGCCGCGCCGAAGTGCAGGGCGAACACGGGACGGACGACGACCCCGGGCGCCACGCCGACCCCGACCGGCCGCCCGTGCCCCCCGAGTACACCCAGGTCGTCCTCCCCGCGCGCCCCGACCCGGCACAGGCCGTGCCGTGGGGGGTACGGGTGGCCGCCGAGGCCGGCTGGCGCCTGCTGGTGCTGGCGGGCACCGTCTGGGTGCTGATGCGCATCATCAGCGCCGTCCAGCTGGTGGTGCTGGCGTTCGTCGCCTCGCTGCTGATCACCGCGCTGCTCCAGCCCACGGTGTCGCGGCTGACGCGGCTCGGGGTGCCGCGCGGACCGGCCACCGTGCTGACGGCGCTGTTCGGCTTCGTCGTCATGGGACTCATCGGCTGGTTCGTGACCTGGCAGGTCATGGAGAACGTCGACACCCTCGCCGACCAGATCCAGGACGGCATCGACGAGCTGCGCAACTGGCTGCTCAACAGCCCCTTCCACGTCACCGACAAGCAGATCAACGAGATCGCCAAGAACCTGCGGGAGGCGGTCGGCGCCAACACCGAGCAGATCACCTCGGCCGGCCTGGAGGGCGTGACGGTCGTCGTCGAGGCGCTCACCGGCATCCTGCTGGCGGTCTTCTCGACGCTGTTCCTGCTCTACGACGGCAAGCGGATCTGGCACTGGTCGCTCAAGCTGGTCCCGGCCGCCGCCCGTCCCGGCGTCGCCGGTGCCGGCCCGGTCGCCTGGCGCACGCTGACCGCGTACGTGCGCGGCACGGTGGTGGTGGCGCTGATCGACGCCATCTTCATCGGCCTCGGCATCTACTTCCTCGACGTGCCGCTGGCGGTGCCGCTTGCCGTCTTCATCTTCCTGTTCTCGTTCATCCCGCTCGTGGGCGCGGTGGTCTCGGGTGCGCTGGCGGTGGTCGTCGCGCTCGTCACCCAGGGCGTGTTCACGGGTGTCATGACGCTCGTGGTGGTGCTCGCGGTCCAGCAGATCGAGGGGCACATCCTGCAGCCGTTCATCCTCGGCCGCGCGGTGCGGGTCCATCCGCTCGCGGTGGTGCTGGCCGTGGCCTCCGGCGGCATCGTGGCCGGCATCGGCGGCGCGGTGGTCGCCGTCCCGCTGGTCGCGGTCGCCAACACCGTGGTCGGCTACCTGCGGGCCTACTCCCACGAGGCGGCCCTCGCGCACTCGCCCCGGCCGCGGGGCGCGACGGCCATGTCCGCGCCGGACGCCCCGGCCCCGGCGACCCCCGAACCGCAGCCTCCGGTGACGGAGGCCGACCGGCCCCCGGGGCCCGCGGACGAACGCTAG
- a CDS encoding alkyl hydroperoxide reductase, with amino-acid sequence MSLDSLKSRIPDYAKDLKLNLGSVIGNSDLPAQQLWGTVLATAVASRSPIVLRELEPEAKANLSPEAYTAAKAAAAVMAMNNVFYRTRHLLSDHEYGNLRAGLRMNVIGNPGVDKVDFEYWSFAVSAINGCGMCLDSHEQVLRKAGVDREVIQEAFKIAAVVQAVAATLDAEAALAE; translated from the coding sequence ATGTCCCTCGACTCCCTGAAGTCCCGCATACCGGACTACGCCAAGGACCTGAAGCTCAACCTGGGCTCGGTCATCGGCAACTCCGACCTGCCGGCCCAGCAGCTGTGGGGCACGGTGCTGGCGACGGCCGTCGCGTCGCGCTCGCCGATCGTGCTGCGCGAGCTGGAGCCTGAGGCGAAGGCGAACCTGTCGCCGGAGGCGTACACGGCCGCCAAGGCCGCCGCCGCCGTGATGGCGATGAACAACGTCTTCTACCGCACCCGCCACCTGCTGTCGGACCACGAGTACGGCAACCTGCGGGCCGGTCTGCGGATGAACGTCATCGGCAACCCCGGCGTCGACAAGGTCGACTTCGAGTACTGGTCCTTCGCCGTCTCCGCCATCAACGGCTGCGGCATGTGCCTCGACTCGCACGAGCAGGTGCTGCGCAAGGCCGGTGTGGACCGTGAGGTGATCCAGGAGGCGTTCAAGATCGCCGCGGTGGTCCAGGCCGTCGCGGCGACCCTCGACGCCGAGGCGGCGCTCGCGGAGTAA
- a CDS encoding peroxiredoxin, with the protein MLTVGDKFPEFELTACVSLEKGKEFETINHKTYEGKWKVVFAWPKDFTFVCPTEIAAFGKLNDEFADRDAQVLGFSGDSEFVHHAWRKDHDDLRDLPFPMMADSKHELMRDLGIEGEDGFAKRAVFIVDQNNEIQFSMVTAGSVGRNPKEVLRVLDALQTDELCPCNWTKGEDTLDPVALLAGE; encoded by the coding sequence GTGCTCACTGTCGGTGACAAGTTCCCCGAGTTCGAACTGACCGCCTGTGTCTCGCTGGAGAAGGGCAAGGAGTTCGAGACGATCAACCACAAGACCTACGAGGGCAAGTGGAAGGTCGTGTTCGCGTGGCCCAAGGACTTCACCTTCGTGTGCCCGACCGAGATCGCCGCATTCGGCAAGCTGAACGACGAGTTCGCCGACCGCGACGCCCAGGTGCTCGGCTTCTCCGGTGACTCGGAGTTCGTCCACCACGCCTGGCGCAAGGACCACGACGACCTGCGTGACCTGCCGTTCCCGATGATGGCGGACTCCAAGCACGAGCTGATGCGCGACCTCGGTATCGAGGGCGAGGACGGCTTCGCCAAGCGCGCGGTCTTCATCGTGGACCAGAACAACGAGATCCAGTTCTCCATGGTGACCGCCGGCTCCGTCGGCCGGAACCCGAAGGAGGTCCTGCGGGTCCTGGACGCCCTGCAGACCGACGAGCTCTGCCCGTGCAACTGGACCAAGGGCGAGGACACCCTGGACCCGGTCGCGCTGCTGGCCGGGGAGTGA
- a CDS encoding LysR substrate-binding domain-containing protein produces the protein MTVGDRRRQPSLAQLRAFAAVAEHLHFRDAAAFLGMSQPALSGALSALEETLGVTLVERTTRRVLLTPAGERLAARAKGVLAEVALLMEEADAVRAPFTGVLRLGVIPTVAPYLLPTVLRLVHDRYPRLDLQVHEEHTASLLDGLAAGRLDLLLLAVPLGVGGVTELPLFDEDFVLVTPPGHRLGGRRGIPRTVLRELNLLLLDEGHCLRDQALDICREAGSAGVAATTTAAGLSTLVQLVAGGLGVTLLPRTAVEVETSRADRLLTACFADPAPKRRIALAMRTGTARATEYEELAAALREAMRTLPVRPVED, from the coding sequence GTGACCGTGGGTGACCGGCGCAGGCAGCCCAGCCTCGCGCAGCTGCGGGCGTTCGCCGCGGTGGCCGAGCATCTGCACTTCCGGGACGCCGCCGCGTTCCTGGGGATGAGTCAGCCGGCGCTGTCCGGTGCTCTGTCGGCGCTGGAGGAGACGCTCGGCGTCACGCTGGTGGAGCGTACGACGCGCAGGGTGCTGCTCACCCCGGCGGGGGAGCGGCTCGCCGCCCGCGCCAAGGGTGTGCTCGCGGAGGTCGCCTTGCTGATGGAGGAGGCGGACGCGGTGCGGGCGCCCTTCACGGGGGTGCTGCGCCTCGGTGTGATCCCGACCGTCGCCCCCTATCTGCTGCCGACGGTCCTGCGGCTGGTCCACGACCGCTACCCCCGCCTCGACCTCCAGGTGCACGAGGAGCACACCGCCAGCCTGCTCGACGGGCTGGCCGCCGGGCGGCTCGACCTGCTGCTGCTCGCCGTGCCGCTGGGCGTCGGCGGCGTGACGGAGCTTCCCCTGTTCGACGAGGACTTCGTCCTGGTCACCCCGCCCGGCCACCGGCTCGGCGGCCGCCGGGGCATACCCCGTACGGTGCTGCGCGAGCTGAACCTGCTGTTGCTCGACGAGGGGCACTGCCTGCGCGACCAGGCCCTCGACATCTGCCGCGAGGCCGGCAGCGCGGGGGTGGCGGCGACCACCACCGCGGCCGGACTGTCCACCCTGGTGCAGCTGGTGGCGGGCGGTCTCGGGGTGACGCTGCTGCCGCGCACCGCCGTCGAGGTGGAGACCAGCCGCGCCGACCGCCTGCTCACCGCGTGCTTCGCCGACCCGGCCCCGAAACGCCGTATCGCCCTCGCCATGCGCACGGGCACGGCGAGGGCGACGGAGTACGAGGAACTGGCGGCGGCGCTGCGTGAGGCGATGCGTACTCTGCCGGTCCGGCCGGTGGAGGACTGA